A portion of the Juglans microcarpa x Juglans regia isolate MS1-56 chromosome 1D, Jm3101_v1.0, whole genome shotgun sequence genome contains these proteins:
- the LOC121242390 gene encoding classical arabinogalactan protein 25-like, which produces MASFWFHLLLIMAFMASPVLSLSSQLDSKASTISATPSFLTNPPPPLSPFQELSPDIAPLLPSPGGVVPTSTGSSVPTIPSSPSPPNPDVLAAAGPDSAFSPFGSLPASSAAPKILVSYLNIAVFACLAAYWSVQLLMRIQG; this is translated from the coding sequence ATGGCCTCCTTTTGGTTTCATTTATTGCTCATCATGGCTTTCATGGCCTCCCCTGTGCTTTCTTTATCTTCTCAGCTTGATTCTAAAGCCTCCACTATCTCAGCTACACCATCGTTCCTGACAAACCCTCCTCCACCTCTATCTCCGTTCCAAGAATTGTCCCCAGACATTGCTCCACTTTTGCCTTCTCCTGGTGGTGTAGTGCCTACTTCAACTGGGTCTTCAGTTCCCACCATTCCTTCAAGCCCCAGCCCTCCGAATCCCGATGTGTTGGCTGCAGCTGGCCCTGACTCTGCGTTTTCTCCATTTGGGTCATTGCCGGCGTCTTCTGCGGCACCCAAAATCTTGGTTTCGTACTTAAACATAGCTGTCTTTGCATGTTTAGCTGCATATTGGTCTGTACAGCTGCTTATGAGGATACAGGGCTAG
- the LOC121242400 gene encoding acyl carrier protein 1, chloroplastic-like, producing the protein MASLTGTSISMTSFKASLAAGSRISNLKSVSLPVNRKSFTPLRLRQSRFRVSCAAKPETVEKVCEIVKKQLALPDGSAVNGESKFSALGADSLDTVEIVMGLEEEFGISVEEESAQSIATVQDAADLIEKLIENKGA; encoded by the exons atGGCGTCTCTTACAGGAACTTCAATTTCCATGACCTCGTTCAAGGCGAGCCTG GCAGCAGGCAGCAGGATCTCTAATTTGAAATCAGTTTCCCTTCCTGTTAACAGAAAAAGCTTCACACCTCTTAGGTTGCGGCAATCACGATTTCGTGTTTCTTGTGCG GCCAAACCAGAGACAGTGGAGAAGGTGTGCGAAATAGTGAAGAAGCAGCTAGCTTTACCTGATGGTTCTGCAGTCAATGGAGAGTCAAAGTTTTCTGCCCTTGGAGCTGATTCTCTCGACACG GTTGAGATCGTGATGGGACTCGAGGAGGAGTTTGGGATCAGTGTGGAAGAAGAAAGTGCCCAGAGCATTGCGACGGTTCAAGATGCAGCAGATCTGATCGAGAAGCTCATTGAGAATAAGGGCGCTTAA